GGCGCTCACGAAATTTATGCTCAGGAGATTCCTGAACTATGCGATTTTGGCGTTCCTCGCCACCTCCATCGCATACCTCCTGGCATCGTCCCTCCTGCATCCACAAGAAGTGATGTACCCGCCGAACACGCCGGGCGGTCGCCCGGTCCCACCTGAGGTGCAGCAGGCCTACTTCGACATTCGAAACATCAATCCTGATGTGTCGGTCTGGCAGCGCTACCTCACGTGGCTCGGCGACATCATCACGAAGCCATGGGACGAGAAGTTCGGGTACACGACGGGCACCGACAAGAAGGCGCTGCTTGTCATGCCCGAGGTCATCAGCCGCGTCGGTATTTCGCTGCGCCTCATCGTGCTCGGCACTCTCGTCGGTGTCATCGCCGGTGTTGCGCTGGGTGCGTGGTCGGCCGTCAAGCGCGGAACCCTCACTGACCGCACCGTGTCGCTCATTAGCTTTATCGTGTTAGCGCTGCCCACGCCCGTCGTCATCCTGATCCTGCAGGGCGCCAACATGGCAATGCGCGGCGCGACCGGCTTCGGCTTCCCCTCAGTAAACGCCGTTGACCCCAACGCCGTGCCGGGCAGCTGGGACGATATTTCCTTCCAGCTCATGGCGCTCGTGCTGCCTACGATCGCCCTCGCCGTTATGGGCATCGCGAGCTACTCGCGCTACATGAAGGTCACGACCCTCGATGTGCTCGGTGCCGACTACCTGCGTACCGC
The Gulosibacter sediminis genome window above contains:
- a CDS encoding ABC transporter permease codes for the protein MYPPNTPGGRPVPPEVQQAYFDIRNINPDVSVWQRYLTWLGDIITKPWDEKFGYTTGTDKKALLVMPEVISRVGISLRLIVLGTLVGVIAGVALGAWSAVKRGTLTDRTVSLISFIVLALPTPVVILILQGANMAMRGATGFGFPSVNAVDPNAVPGSWDDISFQLMALVLPTIALAVMGIASYSRYMKVTTLDVLGADYLRTARAKGLTKGHAMRKHGFRMALIPMGQYFAYAFAGAFTGSFFVERLFNWQGIGNWALVQMQIADINGTAAVVLYSAILTLIAATLADFIQAVLDPRIR